In a genomic window of Myxococcales bacterium:
- a CDS encoding HTTM domain-containing protein → MRAAALPAALRGRFWLDFDRSWSSWVIFRTIFFGLHAIDAVLQLAHAPRYGAGGFNVPQLPLPFMPDPTRTGMAFVYGALAIAFGLIALGVAVRWLLPLAATLYAYAYFVSQLDSYQHHYLMCLVLLLACFVPTAPTSIGADGRRWLRSWALRLVLVQLGIVYLWAAVAKIEGPWLDGTLLQLQLQPGTMRTIVAGLGFATVAKLVLATEATLAVTVWNRATWWLALPLGVGLHVGIALIDLEIGLFSYYMIAAYVLVLPPAATAAVGRALGRAVAPLARIPTAATLLAATAALIVGVVLVARNPLPLGWATALGVAMIVGAAVAGRRGGLAALARTLGAGAAALALVATVLASTDVAADHFRTWAGASRRLGLPSERAGYEGLLAVDSDSEYAHFYLGQLDLKAGATEAARAHFAAGQRGAPTRVRCYLAEAAVLASTGQRDDAIATLERGLARVPGDPELRQRLAALRGGGGQ, encoded by the coding sequence GTGCGCGCGGCCGCGTTGCCCGCGGCCCTGCGCGGCCGGTTCTGGCTCGACTTCGATCGGTCGTGGTCGAGCTGGGTCATCTTCCGCACGATCTTCTTCGGCCTGCACGCGATCGACGCGGTGCTGCAGCTCGCCCACGCGCCGCGCTACGGCGCCGGCGGCTTCAACGTGCCGCAGCTGCCGCTGCCGTTCATGCCCGACCCCACCCGGACCGGCATGGCGTTCGTCTACGGCGCGCTCGCGATCGCGTTCGGGCTGATCGCGCTGGGCGTGGCGGTGCGCTGGCTCTTGCCCCTGGCGGCGACGCTCTACGCCTACGCCTACTTCGTCAGCCAGCTCGACTCGTACCAGCACCACTACCTGATGTGCCTGGTGCTGCTGCTCGCGTGCTTCGTCCCGACCGCGCCGACCTCGATCGGCGCCGACGGCCGCCGCTGGCTGCGGTCGTGGGCGCTGCGGCTGGTGCTGGTGCAGCTCGGCATCGTCTACCTGTGGGCCGCGGTCGCCAAGATCGAGGGCCCGTGGCTCGACGGCACGCTGCTCCAGCTCCAGCTCCAGCCCGGCACGATGCGGACGATCGTCGCCGGGCTCGGCTTCGCCACGGTCGCCAAGCTGGTGCTCGCGACCGAGGCCACGCTGGCGGTGACGGTGTGGAACCGCGCGACCTGGTGGCTGGCGCTGCCCCTCGGCGTCGGCCTGCACGTCGGCATCGCCCTGATCGATCTCGAGATCGGCCTGTTCTCCTACTACATGATCGCGGCCTACGTGCTGGTGTTGCCGCCGGCGGCCACGGCCGCGGTCGGCCGCGCGCTGGGCCGGGCGGTCGCGCCGCTGGCGCGGATCCCGACGGCGGCGACGCTGCTCGCTGCGACCGCGGCGCTGATCGTCGGCGTCGTGCTGGTCGCGCGGAACCCGCTGCCGCTGGGCTGGGCGACCGCGCTCGGCGTCGCGATGATCGTCGGGGCCGCCGTCGCTGGTCGCCGTGGCGGCCTGGCCGCGCTGGCCCGCACCCTCGGAGCGGGCGCCGCGGCGCTCGCGCTGGTGGCGACCGTCCTGGCCTCGACCGACGTCGCGGCCGATCACTTCCGCACCTGGGCCGGCGCGTCGCGCCGCCTCGGGCTGCCCAGCGAGCGCGCGGGCTACGAGGGCCTGCTCGCCGTCGACAGCGACTCGGAGTACGCGCACTTCTACCTCGGCCAGCTCGACCTCAAGGCCGGCGCCACCGAGGCGGCGCGCGCGCACTTCGCGGCCGGCCAGCGCGGCGCGCCCACCCGCGTGCGCTGCTACCTGGCCGAGGCCGCGGTGCTCGCGTCGACCGGTCAGCGCGACGACGCCATCGCCACCCTCGAGCGCGGGCTCGCGCGCGTGCCCGGCGATCCCGAGCTGCGCCAGCGCCTCGCGGCGCTGCGAGGCGGCGGTGGCCAGTAG
- a CDS encoding putative zinc-binding protein, whose translation MPTGPLVYACSGCSSAAQLANHLAVRLDRAGVAEMSCVAGLGGDVEPIVRVARRGARPLVALDGCPLHCARRCLSRHGLEPVVHVTLTELGVAKRQHMDFDPVQAEELLAALVAQVAALAAASADAPVAPPSAP comes from the coding sequence ATGCCGACCGGTCCGCTGGTGTACGCGTGCTCGGGGTGCTCGAGCGCGGCGCAGCTCGCCAACCACCTGGCGGTGCGGCTCGACCGCGCCGGCGTCGCCGAGATGTCGTGCGTGGCCGGGCTCGGCGGCGACGTCGAGCCGATCGTGCGGGTCGCGCGCCGCGGCGCGCGGCCGCTGGTGGCGCTCGACGGCTGCCCGCTGCACTGCGCGCGGCGCTGCCTGAGCCGGCATGGGCTGGAGCCGGTGGTGCATGTCACGTTGACCGAACTCGGCGTCGCCAAGCGCCAGCACATGGACTTCGATCCGGTCCAGGCCGAGGAGCTGCTGGCGGCGCTGGTGGCGCAGGTCGCGGCGCTGGCGGCGGCCAGCGCGGACGCGCCCGTTGCACCACCATCGGCGCCATGA
- a CDS encoding sulfite oxidase-like oxidoreductase: MADDDKLARIVEARMKLRDRFQRDMTATPSLADDAPQGTGPRNRHGMPQLPPDQYETKKWPVLDLGLKPEVPKATWRLTIDGTCAAPRALAWADLEAFEQVEDVSDFHCVTKWSRMNMRWRGVRLADVLAAAEPHPSARFVLCHAYDGYTTNLPLAEALKPDVLLVHTVDDAPLPVEHGGPCRVITPQLYAWKGAKWVSRLELLDDDRPGFWEERGYSNTAYPWRNDRYS; the protein is encoded by the coding sequence ATGGCCGATGACGACAAGCTGGCGCGCATCGTGGAAGCGCGGATGAAGCTGCGCGACCGGTTCCAGCGCGACATGACCGCGACGCCGTCGCTGGCCGACGACGCGCCCCAGGGCACCGGGCCCCGCAACCGCCACGGCATGCCGCAGCTGCCGCCCGATCAGTACGAGACCAAGAAGTGGCCGGTGCTCGATCTGGGCCTGAAGCCAGAGGTGCCGAAGGCGACCTGGCGGCTCACGATCGACGGCACCTGCGCGGCCCCGCGGGCGCTGGCCTGGGCCGACCTCGAGGCGTTCGAGCAGGTCGAGGACGTCAGCGACTTCCACTGCGTGACCAAGTGGTCGCGCATGAACATGCGCTGGCGCGGCGTGCGCCTGGCCGACGTCCTCGCGGCGGCCGAGCCGCACCCGAGCGCGCGCTTCGTCCTGTGCCACGCCTACGACGGCTACACCACCAACCTGCCGCTGGCCGAGGCGCTCAAGCCCGACGTCCTGCTGGTCCACACCGTCGACGACGCGCCGCTGCCGGTCGAGCACGGCGGCCCGTGCCGGGTGATCACGCCGCAGCTGTACGCGTGGAAGGGCGCCAAGTGGGTGTCGCGGCTCGAGCTCCTCGACGACGATCGCCCGGGCTTCTGGGAGGAGCGCGGCTACTCCAACACCGCGTACCCCTGGCGCAACGATCGCTACTCGTGA
- a CDS encoding YdiU family protein gives MRFFRPARTRQLQKSHRIQRLATQDPVLSPAPPRTAATGRRARYTAGLRPPTIRFAEPTYAQALTGAYVAARAAAAPAPRLVRVNRELAAALGLDVEALEGDAGARLFAGVDVPDGATPIALVYAGHQFGGFSPRLGDGRALLLGELVDGAGRRFDLQLKGSGPTPFARSGDGKATLGPMLREYVMGEAMAGLGVPTTRALAVVTTGESVWRERPLPGAVVARVAASHLRVGTFEYFAARGEHDMVARLTDYALERHGPWPVEPAERATTLLTAVVERQAALIAQWMAVGFIHGVMNTDNVAISGETIDYGPCAFMDSYDPETVYSSIDHGGRYAYGNQPRVAQWNLARLAETLLPAIDPDPAAAVAKATALIDGFEPAFRARWVAAMGAKLGLAAPTAADAPLIDDFLAVLAAHRVDFTLAFRALGTAAVCDSDRLEALAPAGAFAPWLTRWRARLGDDGAGAAARMRTTNPAYIARNHRVEEALTAAVERDDLRPFEALLEVLARPFDAHPAHAALADAPPDAVERTHRTFCGT, from the coding sequence ATGCGATTCTTCAGGCCCGCTCGGACGCGGCAGCTCCAGAAATCGCATCGAATCCAACGTCTTGCGACCCAGGATCCCGTCCTCTCGCCAGCGCCTCCGCGAACGGCTGCGACCGGGCGGCGCGCGCGCTATACGGCGGGCTTGCGACCGCCCACGATCCGCTTCGCCGAACCTACGTACGCCCAGGCGCTGACCGGCGCCTACGTCGCCGCCCGCGCGGCGGCGGCGCCGGCGCCGCGCCTGGTGCGCGTCAACCGCGAGCTGGCCGCGGCGCTGGGGCTCGACGTCGAGGCGCTCGAGGGCGACGCCGGGGCCCGGCTGTTCGCGGGCGTCGACGTGCCCGACGGGGCGACGCCGATCGCCCTGGTGTACGCGGGCCACCAGTTCGGCGGCTTCTCGCCCCGGCTCGGCGACGGCCGGGCGCTGCTGCTCGGCGAGCTGGTCGACGGCGCCGGGCGTCGCTTCGATCTGCAGCTCAAGGGCTCGGGCCCGACGCCGTTCGCGCGCAGCGGCGACGGCAAGGCCACGCTCGGCCCGATGCTGCGCGAGTACGTGATGGGCGAGGCGATGGCCGGGCTCGGCGTGCCGACCACGCGCGCGCTCGCGGTGGTGACGACCGGCGAGTCGGTGTGGCGCGAGCGCCCGCTGCCCGGCGCCGTCGTCGCGCGCGTCGCCGCCAGTCACCTGCGGGTCGGCACCTTCGAGTACTTCGCGGCCCGGGGCGAGCACGACATGGTCGCGCGGCTGACCGACTACGCGCTCGAGCGCCACGGGCCGTGGCCGGTCGAGCCCGCCGAGCGCGCGACCACGCTCTTGACCGCGGTCGTCGAGCGGCAGGCCGCGCTGATCGCGCAGTGGATGGCGGTCGGCTTCATCCACGGCGTGATGAACACCGACAACGTCGCGATCTCCGGCGAGACGATCGACTACGGGCCGTGCGCGTTCATGGACAGCTACGATCCGGAGACCGTCTACAGCTCGATCGATCACGGCGGGCGCTACGCCTACGGCAACCAGCCGCGCGTCGCCCAGTGGAACCTGGCCCGGCTCGCGGAGACGCTCTTGCCCGCGATCGATCCCGATCCCGCGGCCGCGGTCGCCAAGGCCACCGCGCTCATCGACGGGTTCGAGCCGGCGTTCCGCGCGCGCTGGGTCGCGGCCATGGGCGCCAAGCTCGGGCTGGCGGCGCCGACCGCCGCCGACGCCCCGCTGATCGACGACTTCCTCGCGGTCCTGGCCGCGCACCGCGTCGACTTCACGCTGGCGTTCCGCGCGCTCGGGACCGCCGCGGTGTGCGACAGCGATCGCCTCGAGGCGCTGGCGCCCGCCGGGGCGTTCGCGCCGTGGCTGACCCGCTGGCGGGCGCGGCTCGGCGACGACGGCGCCGGCGCCGCGGCGCGCATGCGCACGACCAACCCGGCGTACATCGCCCGCAACCACCGCGTCGAGGAGGCGCTCACCGCCGCGGTCGAGCGCGACGATCTGCGCCCGTTCGAGGCGCTGCTCGAGGTGCTGGCCCGCCCGTTCGACGCGCACCCCGCGCACGCCGCGCTGGCCGACGCGCCGCCCGACGCCGTCGAGCGCACGCACCGGACCTTCTGCGGGACGTGA
- a CDS encoding EI24 domain-containing protein, producing the protein MTGFARGARDVSDGFRFLRAHPGLWIWAIAPALVALIVLAGAVVAVAAIAGPLVDWVAGWMPSAIERWASGLVWALTVIALGVVALVLFVPVVGVVAGPFNELLAAAVDARHTGRVRPPAGALAFLRDALVGAVVGLGRVLATAVIAVLLFALSLVPVIGGIAAGAIAVWLTMRGAAVDCYEAAFASRGLGRRAVRAHLAQDRRRGLGLGAAVAALLLVPRVNLITLGLGTVGATLATADLEGPRPPGQ; encoded by the coding sequence ATGACCGGTTTCGCGCGAGGCGCGCGCGACGTGAGCGACGGCTTCCGCTTCCTGCGGGCGCACCCGGGCCTGTGGATCTGGGCGATCGCGCCGGCGCTGGTCGCGCTGATCGTGCTGGCGGGGGCGGTCGTCGCCGTCGCCGCGATCGCCGGCCCGCTGGTCGACTGGGTCGCCGGCTGGATGCCGAGCGCGATCGAGCGCTGGGCCAGCGGGCTGGTCTGGGCGCTCACGGTGATCGCGCTGGGCGTGGTCGCGCTGGTGCTGTTCGTGCCGGTGGTGGGCGTGGTCGCGGGGCCGTTCAACGAGCTCCTGGCCGCCGCGGTCGACGCGCGCCACACCGGCCGGGTGCGGCCGCCGGCCGGCGCGCTGGCGTTCCTGCGCGACGCGCTGGTGGGCGCGGTGGTCGGGCTGGGCCGCGTGCTCGCGACCGCGGTCATCGCGGTGCTGCTGTTCGCGCTGTCGCTGGTGCCGGTGATCGGCGGCATCGCCGCGGGCGCGATCGCCGTCTGGTTGACCATGCGCGGCGCCGCCGTCGACTGCTACGAGGCCGCGTTCGCGTCGCGCGGGCTCGGTCGTCGGGCCGTGCGCGCGCACCTCGCGCAGGATCGACGCCGCGGGCTCGGCCTCGGCGCCGCGGTCGCCGCGCTGCTGCTGGTGCCCAGGGTCAACCTGATCACGCTCGGCCTCGGCACCGTCGGCGCGACGCTCGCCACCGCCGACCTCGAAGGCCCGCGCCCGCCCGGTCAGTGA
- a CDS encoding DEAD/DEAH box helicase has product MSVQSPDPLTGFHPLVAGWFRERLGEPTAPQRAGWPAIIAGQDTLIAAPTGSGKTLAAFLACLDELVTEGLRAPLLDRVHVLYISPLKALSNDIHRNLSVPLAEISARAARDGVALPRIDVGIRTGDTPAAERARMAKRPPHILVTTPESVYILLTTERGRAALAHVRTVIVDEIHAIAGDKRGAHLALSLERLDRLVGQTTGRPPVRVGLSATQRPIERVAALLGGRRPLPTIIDGGHRRDVDLAIEITDDELGAVASLEQMGRVYDRIAELVGRHHTTLVFVNTRRLVERVAHALEQRLGAAEVVAHHGSMSRERRLMAEERLKAGAVKCAVATASLELGIDVGAVDLVVQVGSPRSLATFLQRVGRSGHSLGATPKGRLFAMTRDQLVECAALIRGVRHGNLDQLTVRVAPVDILCQQMVAACAAEELGEDELFTLVTGAAPYALLTRARFDELLTMLSDGMSDRRRVGQLLHRDRVGGRLKARRGARLLAITSGGAIPDNANYAVVEHPSGTRVGDVDEDFAIDSRAGDIFLLGNTAWKIHRVENGRVFVEDAHGQPPTIPFWFGEAPARTRELSDEVSALRGELDRRLGDGEAWGVIAAWLVVETSMSRGAAEQLVAYLAAGRAALGALPRKDLLIAERFFDEGGGMQLVIHAPLGGRLNRAWGLALRKRFCRGFNFELQAAATDDGIVISLGQPHSFPLASVFGYVPAHLAEEILVQALLDQPMFEVRWRWNVTRALMVARRIGGKKVAPNLVRMRAADLLSVVFPQAQACLETVVGDREIPDHPLVQDVLHDCLTEALDGAGLTALCAAIERGEIQILTRDSVEPSPLCHELINANPYAFLDDAPLEERRTRAVNLRRGLPAELAETTGALAPEAMTAAEDEVAPVVRDPDELHDALQTLWLVPADRADALARDPAWLAALAAAGRATLLTWPADGARPAGAGWVATERLGAVRALVPDAEATPALATPTWATALEPDVTLRRIAAAHLDVSGPRTAAALATALALAPAAVLEALLGLEADGDILRGNFTGRRAVTPTSVPAAIAAADDDLVRIEWCNRRILARIHRLTLQRLRREIEPVDASALMRFLLRWQRVAKGAQVIGADGLTRVLDQLSGFETAAGAWEREVLPARLHGYDATWLDQLCLGGAIAWCRLSARKTDGDGARATPSRAAPLALFRRADGGWLRAPLATDGDEPSLSPEASAVAGRLRAGGAVFLTDLVADVGLAPDAVEDALWELVAAGQASADGFASLRVLIERKRGEPLRSRFDQPARGTVEASHAWREAVRRAREKERARPAQAVRSLPTAAGRWSLLAPPRADALDPEASARQLLARYGVVFRDLLVRETALPPWRELAMALRRLEARGEIRGGRFVTGFVGEQFALPEALDELRAVRAPAATAELVRTAATDPLNLVGVVTPGPRVPAVIGNAILWRDGAPIASLEAGAVVVRTTLEPGARIADDLTYHGPPRRSSPPAQPALPL; this is encoded by the coding sequence ATATCCGTGCAGTCCCCGGACCCGCTGACCGGGTTCCACCCGCTCGTCGCGGGCTGGTTCCGCGAGCGCCTCGGCGAGCCGACCGCGCCCCAGCGCGCCGGCTGGCCCGCGATCATCGCCGGCCAGGACACGCTGATCGCCGCGCCGACCGGCTCGGGCAAGACCCTCGCGGCGTTCCTGGCGTGCCTCGACGAGCTGGTCACCGAGGGCCTGCGCGCGCCGCTGCTCGATCGCGTGCACGTGCTGTACATCTCGCCGCTCAAGGCGCTGTCCAACGACATCCACCGCAACCTGAGCGTGCCGCTGGCCGAGATCTCGGCCCGGGCCGCGCGCGACGGGGTGGCGCTGCCGAGGATCGACGTCGGGATCCGCACCGGCGACACGCCCGCGGCCGAGCGCGCGCGCATGGCCAAGCGGCCGCCGCACATCCTGGTGACCACGCCCGAGTCGGTCTACATCCTGCTGACCACCGAGCGCGGCCGCGCGGCCCTGGCCCACGTGCGCACGGTCATCGTCGACGAGATCCACGCGATCGCCGGCGACAAGCGCGGCGCCCACCTGGCGCTGTCGCTCGAGCGGCTCGACCGCCTGGTCGGGCAGACCACCGGCCGCCCGCCGGTCCGGGTCGGGCTGTCCGCGACCCAGCGGCCGATCGAGCGGGTCGCGGCGCTGCTCGGCGGCCGCCGGCCGTTGCCGACGATCATCGATGGCGGCCACCGCCGTGACGTCGATCTCGCGATCGAGATCACCGACGACGAGCTCGGCGCGGTGGCGTCGCTCGAGCAGATGGGCCGGGTCTACGACCGGATCGCCGAGCTGGTCGGGCGGCACCACACGACGCTGGTGTTCGTGAACACCCGCCGGCTGGTCGAGCGGGTCGCGCACGCGCTCGAGCAGCGCCTCGGCGCGGCCGAGGTCGTGGCCCACCACGGCTCGATGTCGCGCGAGCGCCGGCTGATGGCCGAGGAGCGGCTCAAGGCCGGCGCGGTCAAGTGCGCGGTCGCGACCGCGTCGCTCGAGCTCGGCATCGACGTCGGCGCCGTCGATCTGGTCGTGCAGGTCGGCTCGCCGCGCTCGCTCGCGACGTTCCTGCAGCGGGTCGGCCGCTCGGGCCACTCGCTCGGCGCCACGCCCAAGGGCCGCCTGTTCGCGATGACCCGGGATCAGCTGGTCGAGTGCGCGGCGCTGATCCGCGGCGTCCGCCACGGCAACCTCGACCAGCTGACCGTGCGGGTCGCGCCGGTCGACATCCTGTGCCAGCAGATGGTCGCGGCGTGCGCGGCCGAGGAGCTCGGCGAGGACGAGCTGTTCACGCTGGTCACCGGCGCGGCGCCGTACGCGCTGCTGACCCGGGCCCGGTTCGACGAGCTCCTGACGATGCTGTCGGACGGCATGTCGGATCGGCGCCGGGTCGGCCAGCTCTTGCACCGCGATCGGGTCGGCGGCCGGCTCAAGGCCCGGCGCGGCGCGCGCCTGCTGGCGATCACCTCGGGCGGCGCGATCCCCGACAACGCCAACTACGCGGTGGTCGAGCACCCGAGCGGCACCCGGGTCGGCGACGTCGACGAGGACTTCGCGATCGACTCGCGGGCCGGCGACATCTTCCTGCTCGGCAACACCGCGTGGAAGATCCACCGGGTCGAGAACGGCCGGGTCTTCGTCGAGGACGCCCACGGCCAGCCGCCGACGATCCCGTTCTGGTTCGGCGAGGCCCCGGCCCGGACCCGCGAGCTGTCCGACGAGGTGTCGGCGCTGCGCGGCGAGCTCGATCGCCGGCTCGGCGACGGCGAGGCCTGGGGCGTGATCGCGGCCTGGCTCGTCGTCGAGACCTCGATGTCGCGTGGCGCCGCGGAGCAGCTCGTCGCGTACCTGGCGGCCGGGCGCGCGGCGCTGGGCGCGCTGCCGCGCAAGGACCTGCTGATCGCCGAGCGGTTCTTCGACGAGGGCGGCGGCATGCAGCTGGTGATCCACGCGCCGCTGGGCGGCCGCCTCAACCGAGCCTGGGGCCTGGCGCTGCGCAAGCGCTTCTGCCGCGGCTTCAACTTCGAGCTCCAGGCCGCGGCCACCGACGACGGCATCGTGATCTCGCTCGGGCAGCCGCACAGCTTCCCGCTGGCGAGCGTGTTCGGCTACGTGCCGGCGCACCTCGCCGAGGAGATCCTGGTGCAGGCGCTGCTCGATCAGCCGATGTTCGAGGTGCGGTGGCGCTGGAACGTGACCCGGGCGCTGATGGTCGCCCGCCGGATCGGCGGCAAGAAGGTGGCGCCCAACCTGGTGCGGATGCGCGCCGCCGATCTGCTGAGCGTGGTGTTCCCCCAGGCCCAGGCCTGCCTCGAGACCGTCGTCGGCGACCGCGAGATCCCCGACCACCCGCTGGTCCAGGACGTGCTCCACGACTGCCTGACCGAGGCGCTCGACGGCGCTGGCCTGACCGCGCTGTGCGCCGCGATCGAGCGCGGCGAGATCCAGATCCTGACCCGGGACTCGGTCGAGCCGTCGCCGCTGTGCCACGAGCTGATCAACGCCAACCCGTACGCGTTCCTCGACGACGCGCCGCTCGAGGAGCGCCGCACCCGCGCCGTCAACCTGCGCCGGGGCCTGCCGGCCGAGCTGGCCGAGACCACCGGCGCGCTCGCGCCCGAGGCCATGACCGCGGCCGAGGACGAGGTCGCCCCGGTCGTCCGGGATCCGGACGAGCTGCACGACGCGCTGCAGACGCTGTGGCTGGTGCCGGCGGACCGGGCCGACGCGCTGGCCCGCGACCCGGCCTGGCTGGCGGCGCTGGCCGCGGCCGGCCGCGCCACGCTCTTGACCTGGCCCGCCGACGGCGCCCGGCCGGCCGGCGCCGGGTGGGTCGCGACCGAGCGGCTCGGCGCCGTGCGGGCGCTGGTGCCCGACGCCGAGGCCACGCCGGCGCTCGCGACCCCGACGTGGGCGACCGCGCTCGAGCCCGACGTGACGCTGCGGCGGATCGCCGCCGCGCACCTCGACGTCAGCGGGCCGCGGACCGCCGCGGCGCTGGCGACCGCGCTGGCGCTGGCCCCGGCCGCGGTGCTCGAGGCGCTGCTCGGGCTCGAGGCCGACGGCGACATCCTGCGCGGCAACTTCACCGGCCGTCGCGCCGTGACCCCGACGTCGGTGCCGGCGGCGATCGCCGCGGCCGACGACGACCTGGTCCGGATCGAGTGGTGCAACCGCCGGATCCTCGCGCGCATCCACCGCCTGACGCTGCAGCGGCTGCGGCGTGAGATCGAGCCGGTCGACGCGTCGGCGCTGATGCGGTTCCTCCTGCGCTGGCAGCGCGTGGCCAAGGGCGCGCAGGTGATCGGCGCCGACGGCCTGACCCGCGTGCTCGATCAGCTGTCGGGGTTCGAGACCGCGGCCGGCGCCTGGGAGCGCGAGGTGCTGCCGGCCCGGCTGCACGGCTACGACGCGACCTGGCTCGATCAGCTGTGCCTGGGCGGCGCGATCGCGTGGTGCCGGCTGTCGGCGCGCAAGACCGACGGCGACGGCGCGCGCGCGACGCCGTCGCGGGCGGCGCCGCTGGCGCTGTTCCGCCGCGCCGACGGCGGCTGGCTGCGCGCGCCGCTGGCCACCGACGGCGACGAGCCGAGCCTGTCGCCCGAGGCCAGCGCCGTCGCCGGTCGCCTGCGCGCCGGCGGCGCGGTGTTCTTGACCGATCTGGTCGCCGACGTCGGCCTCGCGCCCGACGCGGTCGAGGACGCGCTGTGGGAGCTGGTGGCCGCCGGCCAGGCCTCCGCCGACGGCTTCGCGTCGCTGCGCGTGCTGATCGAGCGCAAGCGCGGCGAGCCGCTGCGCAGCCGGTTCGATCAGCCGGCCCGCGGCACGGTCGAGGCCTCGCACGCCTGGCGCGAGGCGGTGCGGCGCGCGCGCGAGAAGGAGCGGGCCCGCCCGGCCCAGGCGGTGCGGTCGCTGCCGACCGCCGCCGGGCGCTGGTCGCTGCTGGCGCCGCCGCGGGCCGACGCGCTCGATCCCGAGGCCTCGGCCCGGCAGCTGCTGGCCCGCTACGGCGTCGTGTTCCGCGATCTGCTGGTGCGCGAGACCGCGCTGCCGCCGTGGCGCGAGCTGGCGATGGCGCTGCGCCGGCTCGAGGCCCGCGGCGAGATCCGCGGCGGCCGGTTCGTGACCGGGTTCGTCGGCGAGCAGTTCGCCCTGCCCGAGGCGCTCGACGAGCTGCGCGCGGTCCGGGCCCCGGCCGCGACCGCCGAGCTGGTGCGCACCGCCGCGACCGATCCGCTCAACCTGGTCGGCGTCGTCACGCCCGGCCCGCGCGTGCCGGCGGTGATCGGCAACGCGATCCTGTGGCGCGACGGCGCCCCGATCGCCTCGCTCGAGGCCGGCGCCGTGGTCGTGCGCACGACGCTCGAGCCGGGCGCGCGGATCGCCGACGATCTGACGTATCATGGGCCGCCGCGGCGATCGTCGCCGCCGGCGCAGCCCGCGCTCCCGCTGTGA
- a CDS encoding endonuclease III — protein MASRAERAARIAAILERLFPAPAIPLDHGDPFQLLVAVVLSAQCTDARVNQVTPALFAAAPDAAAMARLPVATILGHIRTCGLAPTKARNVRALAEALVRDHAGAVPPDFAALEALPGVGHKTASVVMAQAFGVPAFPVDTHIHRLAARWRLSSGQDVVTTERDLKRLFPEPRWNALHLQIIYFGRRHCPARGHDVGACPICAWAMTKAAAAAERARGASR, from the coding sequence GTGGCCAGTAGGGCCGAGCGCGCCGCGCGCATCGCGGCGATCCTCGAGCGGCTGTTCCCGGCCCCCGCGATCCCGCTCGACCACGGCGATCCGTTCCAGCTGCTGGTCGCGGTCGTGCTGTCCGCGCAGTGCACCGACGCGCGCGTCAACCAGGTCACGCCGGCCCTGTTCGCGGCCGCGCCCGACGCCGCGGCGATGGCGCGCCTGCCGGTCGCGACGATCCTCGGCCACATCCGCACCTGCGGCCTGGCCCCGACCAAGGCCCGGAACGTGCGTGCGCTGGCCGAGGCGCTGGTGCGCGATCACGCCGGCGCGGTGCCGCCGGACTTCGCCGCGCTCGAGGCCCTGCCCGGCGTCGGCCACAAGACCGCGAGCGTGGTCATGGCCCAGGCCTTCGGCGTGCCGGCGTTCCCCGTCGACACGCACATCCACCGGCTGGCCGCGCGCTGGCGGCTGTCGAGCGGCCAGGACGTCGTCACCACCGAGCGCGACCTCAAGCGGCTGTTCCCCGAGCCGCGCTGGAACGCGCTGCACCTGCAGATCATCTACTTCGGCCGCCGCCACTGCCCGGCCCGCGGCCACGACGTCGGCGCGTGCCCGATCTGCGCGTGGGCCATGACCAAGGCCGCCGCCGCCGCCGAGCGCGCCCGCGGCGCCAGCCGGTAG